One window of the Manihot esculenta cultivar AM560-2 chromosome 14, M.esculenta_v8, whole genome shotgun sequence genome contains the following:
- the LOC110630733 gene encoding serine/threonine-protein kinase STY13 isoform X2 has translation MLSRVQHKNLVKFIGACKDPVMVIVTELLLGGTLRKYLLNMRPRCLDTRVAIGFALDITRAMECLHSHGIIHRDLKPENLLLTADKKTVKLADFGLAREETLTEMMTAETGTYRWMAPELYSTVTLRQGDKKHYNHKVDAYSFAIVLWELLHNRLPFEGMSNLQAAYAAAFKNVRPSAENLPEDLAVILTSCWKEDPNSRPNFSQIIQMLFNYLAIIAPSEPAIPPRIFTSENAILPPESPGTSSLMAVRDDCGDTPKAKMENQPKGFFFCFNQCY, from the exons ATGTTATCAAGGGTTCAACATAAGAATTTGGTGAAG TTTATAGGTGCCTGCAAGGACCCTGTAATGGTCATAGTTACTGAGCTTTTATTGGGAGGGACACTGAGGAAGTACTTGCTGAACATGAGACCAAGGTGCTTAGACACGCGAGTTGCCATTGGTTTTGCACTTGACATCACTCGTGCTATGGAATGCTTGCACTCCCATGGGATCATTCACCGTGATCTGAAACCTG AGAACTTGCTCTTGACCGCAGATAAAAAGACTGTCAAACTAGCAGATTTTGGGCTAGCAAGAGAAGAGACATTAACAGAGATGATGACAGCTGAAACAGGAACATATCGTTGGATGGCACCTGAG TTGTACAGCACTGTTACATTAAGGCAAGGAGACAAGAAACACTATAACCACAAAGTGGATGCATATAGCTTTGCAATTGTGTTGTGGGAGCTCTTACACAACAGATTGCCATTTGAAGGCATGTCAAATCTCCAGGCAGCATATGCGGCAGCTTTCAAA AATGTGAGGCCTAGTGCTGAAAACCTCCCCGAGGATTTGGCTGTCATTCTAACTTCATGCTGGAAGGAGGACCCAAATTCACGGCCTAATTTTAGCCAAATAATCCAAATGCTCTTTAACTATCTTGCTATTATTGCTCCTTCTGAACCAGCTATTCCTCCTCGAATTTTCACTTCTGAGAACGCCATCTTGCCACCAGAATCTCCTGGTACAAGCTCTTTAATGGCAGTACGAGACGACTGTGGGGATACTCCCAAAGCAAAGATGGAAAACCAGCCAAAAggtttcttcttctgcttcaacCAGTGTTATTAA
- the LOC110630733 gene encoding serine/threonine-protein kinase STY13 isoform X1 encodes MESGSGFYSDNEFKLDAKWLIDPKQLFVGPKIGEGAHAKVFEGKYKNQTVAIKILHRGETPEEITKREARFAREVAMLSRVQHKNLVKFIGACKDPVMVIVTELLLGGTLRKYLLNMRPRCLDTRVAIGFALDITRAMECLHSHGIIHRDLKPENLLLTADKKTVKLADFGLAREETLTEMMTAETGTYRWMAPELYSTVTLRQGDKKHYNHKVDAYSFAIVLWELLHNRLPFEGMSNLQAAYAAAFKNVRPSAENLPEDLAVILTSCWKEDPNSRPNFSQIIQMLFNYLAIIAPSEPAIPPRIFTSENAILPPESPGTSSLMAVRDDCGDTPKAKMENQPKGFFFCFNQCY; translated from the exons ATGGAATCTGGGAGTGGATTTTACTCAGATAATGAGTTCAAATTGGATGCTAAATGGCTCATTGATCCCAAACAGCTCTTTGTTGGGCCAAAAATTGGAGAGGGTGCTCATGCCAAAGTATTCGAGGGCAA ATATAAAAACCAGACTGTTGCCATTAAAATTCTTCATAGAGGGGAAACTCCAGAGGAGATCACAAAGAGAGAAGCACGATTTGCAAGAGAAGTTGCAATGTTATCAAGGGTTCAACATAAGAATTTGGTGAAG TTTATAGGTGCCTGCAAGGACCCTGTAATGGTCATAGTTACTGAGCTTTTATTGGGAGGGACACTGAGGAAGTACTTGCTGAACATGAGACCAAGGTGCTTAGACACGCGAGTTGCCATTGGTTTTGCACTTGACATCACTCGTGCTATGGAATGCTTGCACTCCCATGGGATCATTCACCGTGATCTGAAACCTG AGAACTTGCTCTTGACCGCAGATAAAAAGACTGTCAAACTAGCAGATTTTGGGCTAGCAAGAGAAGAGACATTAACAGAGATGATGACAGCTGAAACAGGAACATATCGTTGGATGGCACCTGAG TTGTACAGCACTGTTACATTAAGGCAAGGAGACAAGAAACACTATAACCACAAAGTGGATGCATATAGCTTTGCAATTGTGTTGTGGGAGCTCTTACACAACAGATTGCCATTTGAAGGCATGTCAAATCTCCAGGCAGCATATGCGGCAGCTTTCAAA AATGTGAGGCCTAGTGCTGAAAACCTCCCCGAGGATTTGGCTGTCATTCTAACTTCATGCTGGAAGGAGGACCCAAATTCACGGCCTAATTTTAGCCAAATAATCCAAATGCTCTTTAACTATCTTGCTATTATTGCTCCTTCTGAACCAGCTATTCCTCCTCGAATTTTCACTTCTGAGAACGCCATCTTGCCACCAGAATCTCCTGGTACAAGCTCTTTAATGGCAGTACGAGACGACTGTGGGGATACTCCCAAAGCAAAGATGGAAAACCAGCCAAAAggtttcttcttctgcttcaacCAGTGTTATTAA
- the LOC110599607 gene encoding protein JOKA2, translating into MDSTLVIKVKYGDTLRRFNAYVNESGQLDLDMSGLRAKILGLFDFPLSSDLTLTYVDEDGDVVTLVDDDDLLDVMKQNLKILRVNVQLNNEKFSKSYAKSSGSSTPMRSPRVQDPLPNINLNAADVLKSFPEPFRESLSKISLGLTDLTSKVAAPSPVISEVLDCLLKMAKASLNPSQQSQVGASSSTQTEATEHPMALEVPTETNATSDEPSRKVRVADVVRGVGVPVKPVPASVDLNLDPCDSNPSGCTNVISASTPRVVDGKATKEKNDGQPSEWPSGIGASSSSTDSARPLGNECPVGWMHAVNHSSSNSFMLPRIISSRRRNGRNGAMVGMFHRGVQCDGCGVHPITGPRYKSKVREDYDLCSICFAEMGNEADYIKMDRPVFNRHPRAVKGLRYPAQKLGPPLLSTVIKHCGIKPGPVQAKLDSRFILDVNVLDGTMMAPSTPFTKIWRLRNSGSVVWPKGTRLVWIGGDRFSHADSAELEIPADGVPVDGELDIAVDFTSPKLPGRYISYWRMVSPSGLKFGQRVWVLIQVDASIKDSVRDGVEGLNLNLPPDCSGSKFHQIIDVNLQPAMDSGFQGPCNSSVSVPMVDVEQPMKDQEMNFPINDILLVGDGVSTPTPNQASSSVSYPIIDFSEAAPAVPSEVFPAMDIPTSSEDVIVKDAVEKSLLKELEEMGFKQIDLNKEILRMNEYNLEQSVDDLCGVSDWDPILEELQEMGFPDKEMNRKLLKKNNGSIKRVVMDLLTGEKA; encoded by the exons ATGGACTCTACTCTGGTGATCAAG GTTAAGTATGGTGATACACTTAGGCGTTTCAATGCTTATGTTAATGAGAGTGGACAACTTGATCTTGACATGAGTGGACTAAGGGCAAAAATCCTTGGTCTGTTTGATTTCCCTCTTAGTTCTGATCTTACTCTGACTtatgttgatgaagatggtgaTGTTGTGACACTTGTTGATGATGATGATCTGCTTGATGTGATGAAACAAAACCTGAAAATTTTGAGGGTTAATGTACAGCTCAACAATGAAAAATTTAGTAAATCCTATGCCAAATCCAGTGGTAGTTCAACCCCCATGAGATCTCCTCGAGTCCAGGATCCATTGCCAAACATCAACCTGAATGCTGCTGATGTGCTTAAATCTTTTCCAGAGCCATTTCGTGAGTCTCTTTCAAAGATATCCCTTGGCTTGACTGACTTGACATCAAAAGTTGCTGCTCCCAGTCCTGTGATTTCTGAGGTTCTTGACTGCTTGTTGAAAATGGCAAAAGCCTCCTTGAATCCTTCTCAGCAGTCTCAAGTTGGTGCAAGTTCAAGCACCCAAACAGAAGCTACAGAACACCCAATGGCTTTGGAAGTGCCTACTGAGACAAATGCTACCAGTGATGAACCTAGCCGGAAGGTGAGGGTTGCAGATGTGGTTAGAGGTGTAGGTGTACCTGTCAAACCTGTACCTGCTTCTGTTGATTTGAATCTGGATCCTTGTGATTCTAATCCATCTGGATGCACAAATGTTATCTCTGCCTCAACTCCTCGTGTTGTTGATGGGAAAGCAACTAAGGAAAAAAATGATGGTCAGCCAAGTGAGTGGCCTTCCGGTATTGGAGCGTCCTCTAGCTCTACTGATTCAGCAAGGCCTCTTGGTAATGAATGTCCAGTTGGTTGGATGCATGCAGTAAATCACTCATCTAGTAATTCTTTTATGCTGCCTCGAATTATTTCATCTAGGAGGAGAAATGGTCGGAATGGTGCCATGGTTGGCATGTTTCACAGAGGTGTTCAATGTGATGGTTGTGGGGTTCATCCAATTACTGGACCTCGTTACAAGTCTAAAGT AAGAGAGGATTATGATCTCTGCAGCATCTGCTTTGCAGAAATGGGTAATGAAGCTGATTACATCAAGATGGATAGGCCAGTGTTTAATCGACATCCACGGGCAGTCAAGGGGTTACGTTATCCT GCACAGAAGCTTGGTCCTCCACTGTTATCAACTGTCATAAAACATTGTGGAATAAAACCAGGTCCAGTTCAAGCTAAGCTGGACAGTCGCTTTATTTTGGATGTAAACGTGTTGGATGGTACAATGATGGCTCCATCCACTCCTTTTACCAAGATTTGGCGGCTTCGCAATAGTGGTAGTGTTGTGTGGCCTAAGGGAACACGTCTTGTGTGGATTGGGGGAGACAGATTTAGCCATGCAGATTCTGCTGAGTTGGAG ATTCCTGCGGATGGTGTGCCTGTGGATGGGGAACTTGACATTGCAGTTGATTTTACTTCTCCCAAGTTACCTGGTCGATATATTTCATATTGGAGGATGGTATCCCCATCAGGACTAAAATTTGGGCAACGTGTCTGGGTTCTTATTCag GTTGATGCTTCCATTAAAGACTCAGTTAGGGATGGAGTTGAAGGTTTGAACTTGAATTTGCCCCCTGACTGCAGTGGCTCCAAATTCCATCAAATTATTGACGTGAATCTGCAGCCTGCAATGGATAGTGGTTTTCAGGGTCCTTGCAATTCCTCAGTTTCAGTGCCCATGGTTGACGTTGAGCAGCCTATGAAGGACCAGGAGATGAATTTTCCTATAAATGATATATTGTTGGTTGGTGATGGTGTTTCTACTCCAACTCCTAATCAGGCCTCCTCTTCTGTGTCATATCCTATAATAGACTTTTCTGAAGCAGCCCCTGCTGTTCCCTCTGAAGTCTTTCCTGCTATGGATATCCCAACTTCATCTGAGGACGTCATTGTAAAAGACGCTGTTGAGAAGTCTCTTCTTAAAGAACTCGAGGAGATGGGCTTTAAGCAGATTGATTTGAATAAGGAGATCTTGAGGATGAATGAGTACAACTTGGAGCAGTCAGTGGATGATCTCTGTGGCGTCTCTGATTGGGATCCAATTCTTGAGGAGTTGCAGGAGATG GGTTTTCCTGACAAAGAAATGAACAGGAAGCTGCTGAAGAAGAACAATGGAAGTATCAAGCGTGTCGTGATGGATCTTCTTACTGGGGAGAAGGCTTAA